Sequence from the Lysobacter capsici genome:
GAACCGGCGCCGCCGATCGTGTACGTGCCGCTGGCGCAGATGCCGCCCAAGCTGTGGAACACCATGCGCGAGTTCGGTCCGTTGAACTACGCGGTGCGTACCCATGGGCAGATAGCGAACCTGGAACCGGCGCTGCGCAAGGCGGTGGCCGAGGCCGCGCCGCAGCAGCCGATCGGCGATATCCGTTCGATGCGCTCGGTGGTCGATGAGGCGATGGGCGAGAGCCGGCTGCAGTTGCTGCTGGTCGGGCTGTTCTCGCTGCTGGCGTTGTCGCTGGCCTGCATCGGCCTGTATGCGGTGCTGTCGGTCAACGTGGCCGCGCGCCGCCACGAGTACGGCGTGCGCGCCGCGCTCGGCGCCAGCGCGCGGCGTCTGCTGGCGCTGGTGTTCCGCGACAGCGCGCTGCAGGTCACGGTCGGTCTGGGCGCGGGCATGATCGCGGCGTTGTTGGCGGCGCGGGTGATCCGGCGTTTCCTGTTCGGCGTCGGCGCGGCCGATCCGCTGGCGATGCTGGCGGTGGCGCTGGTGTTGGCGCTCGCCGCGGCCGTGGCGACCGCGCTGCCGGCGTTGCGGGTGGCGCGCTCGGACCCGATGCAGGCGCTGCGCGTGGACTGAGCCGGCCGGTTCAACTGCCCTGGAAGCCCGAGGGAAGTTCGCGCAGCCGCGCCACGTCGCGCAACGGCGGCGCGCCGAACAGGCGCGCGTATTCGCGGCTGAACTGCGAGGGGCTGTCGTAACCGACCGCGTGGCCGGCGCTGGCCGCGTCCATGGCCTGGCCCAGCATCAGCCCGCGCGCCTGCTGCAGGCGCAGTTGCTTCTGGTACTGCAGCGGGCTCATGCGGGTGACGGTCTTGAAGTGCGCGTGCAGGGCCGAGGGGCTCATGCGCGCGTGCGCGGCGAGTTCGGCCATGTCGAAGGGCTCGCGGAAATTGCGCTTGATCCAGTCGATCGCGCGATGCACCTGGCGGCCGCGGCTTTCGCCGTGGGCGATGTCGTACAGGCGCGCGGCCTGTTCGCCCTTGATCAGGCGATAGAGGATTTCGCGTTCGATCAGCGGCGCCAGCATGGGAATGTCGTCGGGCGTGTCGAGCAGGTTCAACAGCCGCACCGCGGCGTCGAGCAGGTCGGCGGTGGCGTTGCTGAGCATCAGGCTGGGGCCGGGCGCGGCCTCGACCGCCGGCGGCAGGCCCGATTCGATCCACAGCGCGCTCAGCAGCGCCGGATCGAGGTCCAGGCGCAGGCACAGATAGGGTTCGTCGTCGCTGGCGTGAACGATCTCGCCGATGATCGGCACGTCGACCGACACCACCAGGTAGCGCTGAGGATCGTATTCGTAGATGCGGTCGCCCAGGATCACCCGCTTGCTGCCCTGGGCGACGATGCAGACCGCGGGCCGATGCAGTTCGTGCAGCGCATCGACCGGACGGCTGCAACGGATCAGTTGCACCCGCGGCAACGCGGTCGGATGCAGGCCGTCGCCGTCGGAGTATCGGTCAATCGAGCGGGCGAGCAGGTGTGCGGCAGTCATGGCGGGAACATCGCCTCGGTGGGTTGCGGGCCTTGGTTTTCAGCGGATTTCGCCGACGGACCCGATGCGGCGATGATCCGCGCGCGGGATTGGCCGGACAAGGCTTCGCGGGCGGTTGTGGAGGATCGTGCAAGAGTTCGCGGCGATCATGCTATCGCCGCGAGGCCGCGGCTGCGCAAAGTGCGCCGCAGGCCGGACGACCCGCGTCCGCCGTCCGAACACGAGGAAACCGACATGAGCAACACCCCCTCTTTGCACGGCAAGACCGTATTGATCACCGGCGCCAGCAGCGGCATCGGCGAGGCCACCGCGAAGCTGCTGGCGCAGCGCGGCGCCAACGTGGTGATCGGCGCGCGCCGCGGCGAGCGCCTGCGGGCGCTGGAGCAGGCCATCACCGATGCCGGCGGCTCGGTCCGCCATCGCTTGCTCGACGTCACCGACCCAGCCGATGTCGCCGCGTTCGTCGCCTACGCGCAGCAGCAATTCGGCCGCGTCGACGTGCTGGTCAACAACGCCGGGATCATGCCGCTGTCGCCGCTGAGCGCGCTCAAGCTCGACGAATGGAACCGCATGATCGACGTGAATATCCGTGGCGTGCTGCACGGGATCGCCGCGATCTTGCCGGTGATGCGGGCGCAGGGTTCGGGCCAGGTGATCAACGTCGCGTCCCTGGGCGCGCACTACGTGGTGCCGACCGCGGCGGTGTACTGCGCGACCAAGTTCGCGGTGTGGGCGATCTCCGACGGCCTGCGCCAGGAAAGCGACACGATCCGGGTGACCACGATTTCGCCGGGCGTGGTCGAGTCGGAACTGGCCGACACCATCACCGACCCGGCCACCGCGCAGGGCATGAAGGAGTTCCGCCGCATCGCGATCCAGCCCGACGCGATAGCCCGCGCGATCGCGTTCGCGATCGAACAGCCGGCCGATGTGGATGTCAGCGAGGTGATCGTGCGGCCGACGGCGGGGACGTTCTGACCCGGCGGCTTGATGGGGTCGATCGGAGCACGCGCGAAGGTCGTGGGCTTATCCGGATACGACGTGATCGCAATCGAGCTGCATCGATCCGGGCTGCATCAATCCGAGCCGCATCCATCCGACCGTCGAAGTGCAGCCTGTCCCCGCGCTGACGTGGGGACAGGCTGTCGAGGCTGGTATCGCTCAGGTTTCGCCGGCATGACACTGACTGCACTGCGGCGAACTGGAGCCCGGGCATCAACTGCCGCCGCATCCACCGCAGCCGCCGCCGCAACCACCTCCGCCGCCATCGCCCCCACCGCCGCCGCCGCCTCCACCATCGCCACCGCCCACGCCGCCGTGACCGGCGGGCTCGCGCACCAGGTTGTAGCCGTCCAGCGGCGTGCCCATCAGCGCCGCGGGGCCGATCAGGGCGACGTAGGTCAACGCATCGCCAGGGGACTCGTTCGCCCGACGGCGTGCGCGGTACAGCTCCCATTCGCCGGCGTGGCTGATCGCGTCGACCGGAATCGCCATCCGCACCAGGGTGATCAGCATCATCAGCACGGTCAGCACCACCAGGAACGCGACCGGATGATCGCCCTGCAGGCCGATCACGATCTTGCTCACGCCCAATACGATCACCGCCACCGGCGGGGCCAGCGACCACAGCTTGGCCTTGAAGCGTTGCTCGGTGGTGTTGGCCAGGCCCGCGCGTTGCAACTCTTCGTCCATGCCTTCATAGCGCTGACGCAGCAGGCCGAGGATGTGCGACAGGTTCTTGCGCGAGGCGACGATGGTATCCATCGCTTCGCGCAGGATCGGCGGCAGCGCCTCCATCTGCGCCGGTATCTGCGGTTGCGGGCGCAGCCACACTTGATCGTTGTTGCGCGCGTCGTTGAGGTCCTTGCGGTCGAATTCAAGCACGACCAGATCGCGCGCCAGCAACTCGGCCACGACCGCGTCGGCGACGCGCATGGCGCCGCCGGCCAGATAGGCCAGTTCCCAGGGTTCGGCCTTGCGCTTGGCGCGGTCGCCATGATTTCTGCCGTGTCGCAGCAGCCAGCCGCTCAGGCGCAACGAGGCGAACATCAAGGTCAGGTACCACAGCAGGAACGCGCCGCCGGTCCAGTGCAAGGGATTGAGGCGTTCGCAATACGAGGCCAGTAGGATGTAGGCGATGGCGGTGATCGAGCCCGTGCGCACCAGCCAACGCAGGGAGTTGGACGGTTCGCGCTCCGACCCCAGGCTGAGGGCGCGGACTTTCTGGGCGATGCGCGCATCCGGCCAGATGCGTTCGGGCAACGGACCGAAGTAGCGCCGGTAACTGTCCAGGGTGTCGGCGTATTGCGCTTCGTGGCGCCGGTCTTCGGCGACCCCGCCCCGCGAAGGCACGTGGTGCAGCGGCTGCTTGAGCACCTGCTGGCAGAACGCCTGATAGCCGCGGGTGTCGGTGATGTGGGTATGCCAGACCTGATCGACCCGCTGGCTCGGCGTGACCGGATGGCCGGCGGCCACCGCGAGAAAGCAAAAGCGCCGGTATTCCTCGATCGCGGCCTGGGCGTCGTCGAGGTGCAGCCGCGCGTCCTTGGCCACGCGCAGCGCGAATTCGTCGGAACCGGGCTCGTCGAAACGATGCTCGCGCAAGCGTTCCCACAAGGCTTTTTGTTCGCTCGTCCATTGCGCGGCGTCCGTCGCCGCAGTGTTCGGATCGCTCATGACAATCCTCCGCAAGTCCATCCATTGAACCGTGGTGTCTTCACTGTACGACGCCGCGTGCGATCCGTCGCCGTGCCAGCTTGGGCGGCACGGTACGTGGGCGACGATCGCGGCGAAATAGCCGGATGTAGCTAGACATGCCGCTGCGTACACGGCGAAAAATTAACGAATGCATCGCCTCATCGCGATGCGATGCATCCGCTGTCAGTGCTTTCGTCGGCGGCGCTGCGGCCGGCTGCCTTGGTCAGCTGCCGCCGCGAGCAAGCGCGAACGCCGTTCCAGCAAGCACGCCCGTGGTTGCATATTGCACTGTAGGAGCGGCGCAAGACGCGACCGCGCTGCATCATGTTCGCGACGAAAGATGGTTTCGTCGCGATCGGGTGGCTCGCGATCGCGGCTTGCGCCGCTCCCGCAGGCAGCTAAAGTCGCCATTCCGGCGACCTGAGGCTTGCCGGCACGACGCATCGCCAAGTTGCCGGCGTCACCGGCAATCGCCTGGCTTCAACGGCCTTCGAACAAGGCGTTGAGTTGCGAGTACGGCGTCGCATCGGCGCCGAGCGGGCGCGAATCGCCGTCGCGCAGGAAGCCGCTGGCCAGCGCGGACATGCGCGTGTACATCGACTGGGCGATGTCCGAGCCGGCGCTGAGGCGGCGCACGCCCCAGGTCTGCAGGACCTCCGCCGACGGCAGCGCCGGACGCGCGAGCAGGTTCAGCGGCAGACCGGCTTCGCTGGCGATCGCGCGGGTCTGCGCTTCGTCGGTCAGGCCGGGCACGAACAGGCCGTCGGCGCCGGCGGCGCGATAGCGCGCGGCGCGGGCGAGGGTGGCCTCGACGCGCTGTTCCGGCGGCGCCAGGCCGCGCAGGTAGACGTCGGTGCGCGCGTTGAGGTACAGCGCGATGCCCAGGCGCGCGCTCGCGCGCTTGATGTGCTCGATCTTGGCGCACAGCAGGTCGGGGTCCTGGCCGCCGTCTTCCAGATTGATGCCGACCGCGCCGACGTCTATCAGGCCCGACACGGTTTCGGCGACCGCGGCCGGATCGTCCGAATAGCCGCCTTCGGCATCGACCGTGAGCGGTATCTGGATCGCGCGCACGATGTCGGCGACCGTCGCCACCAGCCGCCGCACCGGCAGCAGGTCGCCGTCGGGATAGCCGTGCGACCAGGCCACGCCGGCGCTGGTGGTGGCCATCGCCTTGGCGCCCAGGCTTTCGATCATGCGCGCGCTACCGGCGTCCCAGGCATTGGCGAGCAGCAGCAGGCCGTCGTGGTGCAGGGCATGGAACTGGGTGGCGAGTTCGGTTTGCGGACGGCTCATGGAGGGGGTTCCGGATGCGGGAGAAGGGCGTGCGGCCAGCATGGCATGCGTGTATCGGCGGTGCCGGCCGTTTTCGGTCGTGAACTTACCTGAGAAAGCGCGGCTCGCGTCTCGCTAAAAAGCGAACTGCATCGCATCTTCGCGCGGCGCGAATTTTATTTTCCAGCGTGAGCCGATTGTCGCGTAACCGACACGAAGCGCCGGTTTCCCGCCATTCTCGGCCGCCGCCGGGTTTGCCCGGCGCGACTCGGATACCATTACCGCGTGCCAGCGCTGGCAACTGCGGCGAGTCAATGCCGGGTTGTGACGCAGATCATTCAAGGCGATCGGCCTGGCGCGGCACGGATGCTTTTTTCGCGTATGCGAAGCCGGAGTTTATGCGGCATCGGGGCGGCGTCGTTGAGTCATCAATATCAATGCCTTGCGCGGTTTCATACCGCCGCGTAGCCTCGCTTACGTTGGCTGAACGTGTTTTCTGGGGATCGTATGACCATCCGTGTATTCATCGTGGACGACCATGCTCTGGTGCGAACCGGCATGCGCATGATCCTGTCGGCGGAGACGGATATCGAGGTACTCGGCGATGTCGAGAGCGGCGAAGAGGCCTTGCCGCAGATCCGCAAGCTCAAGCCCGACGTGGTGCTGTGCGATCTGCACCTGCCCGGCGTCAGCGGTCTGGAAGTCACCGAACGCATCGTCAAGGGCGATCACGGCACCCGGGTGATCATCGTCTCGGTGCTCGAGGACGGGCCGATGCCCAAGCGCCTGCTCGAAGCCGGCGCATCGGGCTATGTCGGCAAGGGCGGCGACGCCAGCGAACTGCTGCGCGCGATCCGCGACGTGGCCCGCGGCAAGCGTTATCTGGCCAGCAACATCGCCCAGAACCTGGCCTTGTCCAACCTCGACGGCGGCGCGTCGCCGTTCGACGAATTGTCGCCGCGCGAACTGGAAATCGCCTTGCTGCTGGTGCAGGGCTTCCGTCAGGAAGAGATCGCCAAGCGCCTGAGTTTGAGCGCGAAGACCGTCAACACCCACAAGACGCGATTGTTCGAGAAACTCGCGATCAACGACAGCATCGCGCTGGCGCGCCTGGCGACGCAGTACGGACTGGCGGATCCGGCGCATTCGCTTTAAGAGGTTTTCGCGCGGGTTTGTCGGGGGGGGCTTGTCGGGGGCTTGTCGGATTTGCGGTCGTCTGCGCTAGCGGTTGCGCTATGCGCTGGCGTCGGCTGCGTGTGGTTGCGCCGTAGTTGTGGGTTGCGCGGTCGCGGCTTGCGCCGCTCCTACAGTCGGACCCGATCAGACGTAGCCACCCGAAGCCGCCCTATAGGAGCTGCGTAAGCTGCGACCGCGAAGCCGCATGAGCCGGCGCGCGCATGCAGCAGGCGAATCGTCACGATCTGCACGGGTGGTTGCGCTATGCGCTGATGATCGCGCCAGCGTCGGCTGCGTGTGCTTGTGTCGCGGCCATGGGTTGCGCGGTCGCGGCTTGCGCCGCTCCTACAGTCGGACCCGATCAGACGTAGCCACCCGAAGCCCCCCCTGTAGGAGCTGCGTAAGCTGCGACCGCGGAACCGCATGAGCCGGCGCGCGCATGCAGCAGTCGAATCGTCACGATCTGCACGGGTGGTTGCGCTGTGCGCTGGCGATCACGCCAGCGTCGGCTGCGTGTGCTTGCGTCGCGGCCGGGGGGGGGGGCGCGGTCGCGGCTTGCGCCGCTCCTACAGTCGGGCCCGATCAGACGTAGCCACCCGAAGCCCCCTGTAGGAGCTGCGTAAGCTGCGACCGTGAAGCCGCATGAGCCGGCGCGCGCATGCAGCAGTCGAATCGTCACGATCTGCACGGGTGGTTGCGCTATGCGCTGGCGATCACGCCAGCATCGGCTGCGTGTGCTTGCGTCGCGGCCGGGGGGTGCGCGGTCGCGGCTTGCGCCGCTCCTACAGTCGGACCCGATCAGAGGTTGTCACCGGTAGCCCCTGTAGGAGCTGCGCAAGCTGCGACTGCGTGATCGCAAATGCCGACGCAAGCATGCCGCGGCAGTTCGATCTTCGCGATGCGCGCAGTCGTCGCCGCGCTGGCCCCAAAAGAAAACCGGCCGCTCTCGCGGCCGGTTTTCTGTTTACTGCGTTCGATCCGCGAACGTCGCGATCAGGCGCGACGCTCGTGGTGGTCGTCCGGGCCGGCACCGCTCGAATCGTCTTCGGCGCTTTGCTCGCCTTCGACCGCGGCCTGGGCCGCATCGGCCTGCGCCGGTTCGGCCGGGTGGGGCAGGGTGTCGAACAGGCCGCCGGTGCGCGGGGTCAGCGGCGAGGCCGGTTCGACCGACTCCACGCTCGCGGCCGCGGTATCGATCGGGCCGGCCGGTTCGACCGGCGCGACGACCGGCGCGACCGCCGCGGGAGCGGCGGTGACGACTTCGTTCGCGATGATCGGCTGCGGCGCGACCACGGGCTCGGCGACGTGCGCCGCCGACGCTTCGACGGCGTTCGCCGCCGCGCGGGCCGGTTCGGCCGACACCGGTTCGACGGCGACCGGTGCAACCGCCACCGGAGCCACCGCCACGGGTTCGACCACGACCGCTTCGACCACCGTCGGCTCGATCGCCGCGGGCGGCGCGATACGGGTCGGTTCGACCACTTCGGGCTCGACCACCACCGATGCCGGCTCGTCGTTATCGACGGGCTGCACCGGCGCCGCGGTATGCGCCGCGACGGCCTGCCCGGTCACCACGATCACTTCAGGCTTGGCCTGCTCGATCGATTCGACCGACTCGACCGCGGCCTGGGCCGGCGTGGCTTGCGTTACCGGTTCGGCGGATGCCGGCGTGGCGTACGAGGTCGCAGGCTTGGCGAACGCGGACTGCGGCGCCACGAACGAAGTCGACGGCGCGGTGAACACGCTGGCCGGCTTGCTGTCGGCCGGTTCGGCCTCGACACGCTCGACTTCGGCCTGCGCCTTGGCCGGTGCGGGCTTGGTGTCCGCATGCGTGGCGTGGTCGAAGTTCTCGAACGAGGGCTTGGGCTGGTTGCGGGCTTCGCTCGGGTTCGACGGCGCGAACACGCTGCTCGCGGCGGTGCTCGCCGTGGCGGCGACCACCGCGGCCGCGGCGGCCGGGGTGGCGGCCGGTGCAGGCTGCGCGCCGGACTCGTCGTCGAAATCGAACTCGGGCTGCGAACGGTTCGCGGCCGCGGGCGCCGAACCCGGCTCGCCGGAGTTGTCGTCTTCGTCGTCGAAACCGTTCTCGTCCTGGTTCTGGCCTTCGCCTTCGCCCGCGGCGCCGGCTTCGCCGTTGCCACGACGACGACGGCGACCGCCGCGACGGCCGCGACGGCGGCGTCCGCTGCCTTCGCCGGTATCGCCCGCGGCCGTGCCGGCATCGCCGTCATGGGCTTCGGCTTGCGCGTTCTCGGCCACGACGGCTTCGGCGGCGGCGGTGTCGGGCTTGATCGCGCTGTCGTCGCTCACCACCGGCGGCGCGACCGGCGCACCGGTGCTGGCCGAGGCGGCGGCGATCGCGGTCGGCACCACCGCGGCGGCGACGGCGTCGCTCGCGGCGACGTCCTGACGCGGCGGACGCGGCTCGCGCGGCGGACGCGGGGTCTGGCCGTTGTTGCCGCCGTTGGCCTGCTGCGCGGCGCGTTCCTCGCGATCGGGCTTGTTCTGCGGCTGCGGCTTGGGCTGCTGGGCCTGCTTGGGCTGCTGCGGTTGCGGCTGCTTCTGCTTGGGCTGCTGCGCCTGCGCGGCGGCGGGGACCTGCACCTGCGCGTTGCCCTGCTGCGGCTTGTCGCGGCGCGAGTCCTGACGGGCCTCGTCACGACGCGGCTCGTCGCGGCGCGCGCCATCGCGGCCGCCCTTGCCGTTGCGGTTCTCGCCGCGGCGCTGACCGTTGCGGTCGCCGCGATCGTTGCGTGCGCCACGGCCTTCGCTGTTGCGCGCGGCCGGTTCGGGCTGGGCCACGGCCGGCTGCGGGGTGCCGCGGAAGATGCGCAGGATGCGCTCGACCAAGCCGACCGAGTGGGTCGGCGCGGCGACCGGCGCGGGCGCCGGTGCGGCGACGGCAGCCACCGCCACGGCCGGCTCGCGGGGTTCGCGAAGCGGCGCGGGCTGGAGCGGTTTTACGTTGGTGACCGCCGGCGCGTCCGGAATGTTCAGATGCGCCTTGGTCAGCGCATGTACCGGCAGCTTGCGCTGGGTGCCGCGCTGGTAGCTGGGCTTGGTGGTTTCTTCGCCGATCTCGTTCTCGCGCACCCGGGTGACTTCGTAGTGCGGGGTTTCGAGCTGATCGTCGGCGACGATCACGATCGGCGAATCGTGGCGCAGCTCGATCTCGGTCAGCGCGCGGCGCTTTTCGTTGAGCAGGAAGTTGGCG
This genomic interval carries:
- a CDS encoding SDR family oxidoreductase, which encodes MSNTPSLHGKTVLITGASSGIGEATAKLLAQRGANVVIGARRGERLRALEQAITDAGGSVRHRLLDVTDPADVAAFVAYAQQQFGRVDVLVNNAGIMPLSPLSALKLDEWNRMIDVNIRGVLHGIAAILPVMRAQGSGQVINVASLGAHYVVPTAAVYCATKFAVWAISDGLRQESDTIRVTTISPGVVESELADTITDPATAQGMKEFRRIAIQPDAIARAIAFAIEQPADVDVSEVIVRPTAGTF
- a CDS encoding response regulator, coding for MTIRVFIVDDHALVRTGMRMILSAETDIEVLGDVESGEEALPQIRKLKPDVVLCDLHLPGVSGLEVTERIVKGDHGTRVIIVSVLEDGPMPKRLLEAGASGYVGKGGDASELLRAIRDVARGKRYLASNIAQNLALSNLDGGASPFDELSPRELEIALLLVQGFRQEEIAKRLSLSAKTVNTHKTRLFEKLAINDSIALARLATQYGLADPAHSL
- a CDS encoding TIGR04222 domain-containing membrane protein codes for the protein MSDPNTAATDAAQWTSEQKALWERLREHRFDEPGSDEFALRVAKDARLHLDDAQAAIEEYRRFCFLAVAAGHPVTPSQRVDQVWHTHITDTRGYQAFCQQVLKQPLHHVPSRGGVAEDRRHEAQYADTLDSYRRYFGPLPERIWPDARIAQKVRALSLGSEREPSNSLRWLVRTGSITAIAYILLASYCERLNPLHWTGGAFLLWYLTLMFASLRLSGWLLRHGRNHGDRAKRKAEPWELAYLAGGAMRVADAVVAELLARDLVVLEFDRKDLNDARNNDQVWLRPQPQIPAQMEALPPILREAMDTIVASRKNLSHILGLLRQRYEGMDEELQRAGLANTTEQRFKAKLWSLAPPVAVIVLGVSKIVIGLQGDHPVAFLVVLTVLMMLITLVRMAIPVDAISHAGEWELYRARRRANESPGDALTYVALIGPAALMGTPLDGYNLVREPAGHGGVGGGDGGGGGGGGGDGGGGGCGGGCGGCGGS
- a CDS encoding ribonuclease E/G; translated protein: MKRMLINATQAEELRVAIVDGQNLYDIDIEQPSKEQKKSNIYKGRITRLEPSLEAAFVDYGADRHGFLPLKEISRDYFQPGVDHNKAGLREVLREGQEIVVQVDKEERGNKGAALTSFISLAGRYMVLMPNSPTAGGVSRRIEGDDRAALKEAMDKLTIPDDMGVIIRTAGVGRDAEELQWDLDYLLSIWKAVTDEALKKPAPFLLYQESRLIIRALRDYMRPDIGEILVDTDEMYAEAREFVEQVMPHNLRKLKKYADETPLFNRFQIESQIENAYERTVRLPSGGALVIDQTEALTAIDVNSARATKGGDIEETAFNTNLEAAEEVARQMRLRDLGGLVVIDFIDMSSNRHQREVENKLQNALKQDRARVQIGRISRFGLLELSRQRLRPSLGESSQLVCPRCDGHGRMRSVESLSLSILRVAEEHAMKENTGQVLVQAPVEIANFLLNEKRRALTEIELRHDSPIVIVADDQLETPHYEVTRVRENEIGEETTKPSYQRGTQRKLPVHALTKAHLNIPDAPAVTNVKPLQPAPLREPREPAVAVAAVAAPAPAPVAAPTHSVGLVERILRIFRGTPQPAVAQPEPAARNSEGRGARNDRGDRNGQRRGENRNGKGGRDGARRDEPRRDEARQDSRRDKPQQGNAQVQVPAAAQAQQPKQKQPQPQQPKQAQQPKPQPQNKPDREERAAQQANGGNNGQTPRPPREPRPPRQDVAASDAVAAAVVPTAIAAASASTGAPVAPPVVSDDSAIKPDTAAAEAVVAENAQAEAHDGDAGTAAGDTGEGSGRRRRGRRGGRRRRRGNGEAGAAGEGEGQNQDENGFDDEDDNSGEPGSAPAAANRSQPEFDFDDESGAQPAPAATPAAAAAVVAATASTAASSVFAPSNPSEARNQPKPSFENFDHATHADTKPAPAKAQAEVERVEAEPADSKPASVFTAPSTSFVAPQSAFAKPATSYATPASAEPVTQATPAQAAVESVESIEQAKPEVIVVTGQAVAAHTAAPVQPVDNDEPASVVVEPEVVEPTRIAPPAAIEPTVVEAVVVEPVAVAPVAVAPVAVEPVSAEPARAAANAVEASAAHVAEPVVAPQPIIANEVVTAAPAAVAPVVAPVEPAGPIDTAAASVESVEPASPLTPRTGGLFDTLPHPAEPAQADAAQAAVEGEQSAEDDSSGAGPDDHHERRA
- a CDS encoding isocitrate lyase/PEP mutase family protein: MSRPQTELATQFHALHHDGLLLLANAWDAGSARMIESLGAKAMATTSAGVAWSHGYPDGDLLPVRRLVATVADIVRAIQIPLTVDAEGGYSDDPAAVAETVSGLIDVGAVGINLEDGGQDPDLLCAKIEHIKRASARLGIALYLNARTDVYLRGLAPPEQRVEATLARAARYRAAGADGLFVPGLTDEAQTRAIASEAGLPLNLLARPALPSAEVLQTWGVRRLSAGSDIAQSMYTRMSALASGFLRDGDSRPLGADATPYSQLNALFEGR
- a CDS encoding AraC family transcriptional regulator; this translates as MTAAHLLARSIDRYSDGDGLHPTALPRVQLIRCSRPVDALHELHRPAVCIVAQGSKRVILGDRIYEYDPQRYLVVSVDVPIIGEIVHASDDEPYLCLRLDLDPALLSALWIESGLPPAVEAAPGPSLMLSNATADLLDAAVRLLNLLDTPDDIPMLAPLIEREILYRLIKGEQAARLYDIAHGESRGRQVHRAIDWIKRNFREPFDMAELAAHARMSPSALHAHFKTVTRMSPLQYQKQLRLQQARGLMLGQAMDAASAGHAVGYDSPSQFSREYARLFGAPPLRDVARLRELPSGFQGS